A genomic stretch from Gallus gallus isolate bGalGal1 chromosome 13, bGalGal1.mat.broiler.GRCg7b, whole genome shotgun sequence includes:
- the LOC121106743 gene encoding uncharacterized protein LOC121106743 isoform X3: MTLVWNLSRKLMQSIVAERWEEVLVLMGPSFLLALQINTETEERSNEEQFLQPLLYGLNAEGEKPESNCKDEGEGGCVKLGGDAEKTTHPALGTERKPCSSMANVEPTSQQLLGGSTLGSCLPAFPHPTTPPGLDQPFSSSGYVPYYRTEAELCVGPAVCDRFLTRTEVLENEEGRWVEEKNAWNFGASCLVS, encoded by the exons ATGACTTTGGTTTGGAATCTGTCAAGGAAACTCATGCAATCG ATCGTGGCAGAGAGGTGGGAGGAGGTACTGGTCCTTATGGGCCCATCTTTCCTCCTTGCCTTGCAGATCAACACAGAAACGGAAGAAAG ATCAAATGAGGAGCAGTTTCTCCAGCCTCTCTTATATGGCTTAAATGCAGAGGGAGAGAAGCCTGAAAGCAACTGCAAAGATGAAGGAGAAGGTGGATGTGTGAAGCTTGGTGGAGATGCTGAGAAG ACCACCCACCCAGCTCTGGGGACAGAGAGGAAGCCGTGTTCTTCCATGGCCAATGTAGAGCCAACATCCCAGCAGCTCCTAGGAGGCAGCACCTTGGGAAGCTGCCTTCCAGCcttcccccatcccaccacaCCACCAGGCCTGGACCAGCCCTTTTCTTCCAGTGGATACGTCCCTTActacagaacagaagcagagctctgcgTCGGCCCAGCAGTGTGTGATAGGTTTCTCACCAGGACAGAAGTTTTGGAGAATGAAGAGGGAAGAtgggtagaagaaaaaaatgcttggaATTTTGGTGCCAGCTGCTTGGTGTCCTGA
- the LOC121106743 gene encoding uncharacterized protein LOC121106743 isoform X5, with product MTLVWNLSRKLMQSIVAERWEEVLVLMGPSFLLALQINTETEERSNEEQFLQPLLYGLNAEGEKPESNCKDEGEGGCVKLGGDAEKLCSKVERMGGSAGRSCDSLRG from the exons ATGACTTTGGTTTGGAATCTGTCAAGGAAACTCATGCAATCG ATCGTGGCAGAGAGGTGGGAGGAGGTACTGGTCCTTATGGGCCCATCTTTCCTCCTTGCCTTGCAGATCAACACAGAAACGGAAGAAAG ATCAAATGAGGAGCAGTTTCTCCAGCCTCTCTTATATGGCTTAAATGCAGAGGGAGAGAAGCCTGAAAGCAACTGCAAAGATGAAGGAGAAGGTGGATGTGTGAAGCTTGGTGGAGATGCTGAGAAG CTTTGCTCCAAGGTAGAAAGGATGGGAGGCAGCGCTGGACGTTCCTGTGATTCTCTCCGAGGCTGA
- the LOC121106743 gene encoding uncharacterized protein LOC121106743 isoform X1, with protein sequence MTLVWNLSRKLMQSIVAERWEEVLVLMGPSFLLALQINTETEERFDDSRLYSEKEENVNYSAISTGYFPYYRSNEEQFLQPLLYGLNAEGEKPESNCKDEGEGGCVKLGGDAEKTTHPALGTERKPCSSMANVEPTSQQLLGGSTLGSCLPAFPHPTTPPGLDQPFSSSGYVPYYRTEAELCVGPAVCDRFLTRTEVLENEEGRWVEEKNAWNFGASCLVS encoded by the exons ATGACTTTGGTTTGGAATCTGTCAAGGAAACTCATGCAATCG ATCGTGGCAGAGAGGTGGGAGGAGGTACTGGTCCTTATGGGCCCATCTTTCCTCCTTGCCTTGCAGATCAACACAGAAACGGAAGAAAGGTTTGATGACAGCAGGCTTTATTCTGAGAAGGAGGAGAATGTGAATTATTCAGCCATCTCCACAGGATATTTTCCATATTACAGATCAAATGAGGAGCAGTTTCTCCAGCCTCTCTTATATGGCTTAAATGCAGAGGGAGAGAAGCCTGAAAGCAACTGCAAAGATGAAGGAGAAGGTGGATGTGTGAAGCTTGGTGGAGATGCTGAGAAG ACCACCCACCCAGCTCTGGGGACAGAGAGGAAGCCGTGTTCTTCCATGGCCAATGTAGAGCCAACATCCCAGCAGCTCCTAGGAGGCAGCACCTTGGGAAGCTGCCTTCCAGCcttcccccatcccaccacaCCACCAGGCCTGGACCAGCCCTTTTCTTCCAGTGGATACGTCCCTTActacagaacagaagcagagctctgcgTCGGCCCAGCAGTGTGTGATAGGTTTCTCACCAGGACAGAAGTTTTGGAGAATGAAGAGGGAAGAtgggtagaagaaaaaaatgcttggaATTTTGGTGCCAGCTGCTTGGTGTCCTGA
- the LOC121106743 gene encoding uncharacterized protein LOC121106743 isoform X2: MTLVWNLSRKLMQSINTETEERFDDSRLYSEKEENVNYSAISTGYFPYYRSNEEQFLQPLLYGLNAEGEKPESNCKDEGEGGCVKLGGDAEKTTHPALGTERKPCSSMANVEPTSQQLLGGSTLGSCLPAFPHPTTPPGLDQPFSSSGYVPYYRTEAELCVGPAVCDRFLTRTEVLENEEGRWVEEKNAWNFGASCLVS; encoded by the exons ATGACTTTGGTTTGGAATCTGTCAAGGAAACTCATGCAATCG ATCAACACAGAAACGGAAGAAAGGTTTGATGACAGCAGGCTTTATTCTGAGAAGGAGGAGAATGTGAATTATTCAGCCATCTCCACAGGATATTTTCCATATTACAGATCAAATGAGGAGCAGTTTCTCCAGCCTCTCTTATATGGCTTAAATGCAGAGGGAGAGAAGCCTGAAAGCAACTGCAAAGATGAAGGAGAAGGTGGATGTGTGAAGCTTGGTGGAGATGCTGAGAAG ACCACCCACCCAGCTCTGGGGACAGAGAGGAAGCCGTGTTCTTCCATGGCCAATGTAGAGCCAACATCCCAGCAGCTCCTAGGAGGCAGCACCTTGGGAAGCTGCCTTCCAGCcttcccccatcccaccacaCCACCAGGCCTGGACCAGCCCTTTTCTTCCAGTGGATACGTCCCTTActacagaacagaagcagagctctgcgTCGGCCCAGCAGTGTGTGATAGGTTTCTCACCAGGACAGAAGTTTTGGAGAATGAAGAGGGAAGAtgggtagaagaaaaaaatgcttggaATTTTGGTGCCAGCTGCTTGGTGTCCTGA
- the LOC121106743 gene encoding uncharacterized protein LOC121106743 isoform X4, translating to MTLVWNLSRKLMQSINTETEERSNEEQFLQPLLYGLNAEGEKPESNCKDEGEGGCVKLGGDAEKTTHPALGTERKPCSSMANVEPTSQQLLGGSTLGSCLPAFPHPTTPPGLDQPFSSSGYVPYYRTEAELCVGPAVCDRFLTRTEVLENEEGRWVEEKNAWNFGASCLVS from the exons ATGACTTTGGTTTGGAATCTGTCAAGGAAACTCATGCAATCG ATCAACACAGAAACGGAAGAAAG ATCAAATGAGGAGCAGTTTCTCCAGCCTCTCTTATATGGCTTAAATGCAGAGGGAGAGAAGCCTGAAAGCAACTGCAAAGATGAAGGAGAAGGTGGATGTGTGAAGCTTGGTGGAGATGCTGAGAAG ACCACCCACCCAGCTCTGGGGACAGAGAGGAAGCCGTGTTCTTCCATGGCCAATGTAGAGCCAACATCCCAGCAGCTCCTAGGAGGCAGCACCTTGGGAAGCTGCCTTCCAGCcttcccccatcccaccacaCCACCAGGCCTGGACCAGCCCTTTTCTTCCAGTGGATACGTCCCTTActacagaacagaagcagagctctgcgTCGGCCCAGCAGTGTGTGATAGGTTTCTCACCAGGACAGAAGTTTTGGAGAATGAAGAGGGAAGAtgggtagaagaaaaaaatgcttggaATTTTGGTGCCAGCTGCTTGGTGTCCTGA